In Winkia neuii, a genomic segment contains:
- a CDS encoding type 1 glutamine amidotransferase domain-containing protein — MSELTGKKIAVIATDGFEDSELTSPAQAVKEAGAEVVVLAPEAGQIEGKKGTKVDVDATTADSVEASFDGIILPGGTTNADHIRMDEAAVAIVKKHVEAGMPLGAICHGAWILTDAEVLEERTLTSYPSLKTDLINAGAIWTDQEVVCDQGLVSSRTPDDLPAFNAKLVEEFAEGKH, encoded by the coding sequence ATGAGTGAACTGACTGGAAAGAAGATCGCCGTCATCGCTACTGACGGTTTTGAAGATTCCGAGCTGACCTCCCCCGCACAGGCCGTAAAAGAGGCCGGCGCCGAGGTTGTCGTTCTAGCTCCCGAAGCGGGCCAGATCGAAGGCAAGAAGGGCACCAAGGTAGACGTGGACGCCACCACCGCAGACTCGGTGGAAGCAAGCTTCGACGGCATTATCCTGCCCGGCGGCACCACTAACGCCGACCACATTCGCATGGACGAAGCCGCCGTCGCAATTGTGAAGAAGCACGTCGAGGCCGGAATGCCGCTCGGAGCTATCTGCCACGGCGCGTGGATCCTGACCGATGCCGAAGTGCTAGAAGAGCGCACCCTCACCTCCTACCCGTCCCTAAAAACCGACCTGATCAACGCCGGTGCTATTTGGACTGACCAGGAAGTGGTATGCGACCAGGGCCTAGTTTCCTCTAGGACTCCAGATGATCTGCCGGCTTTCAATGCCAAGCTGGTGGAAGAGTTTGCTGAAGGCAAACACTGA
- a CDS encoding PACE efflux transporter: MGVISSTVAVIWNFLWNLLLETWEERTDAGPRTPLRRAVQAIGFEGGLALWLTPIEAWILNVSLLTALALEAGQLVFFLFYTYAFSWVFDHYVCAPPVEQKASASIH; the protein is encoded by the coding sequence ATGGGCGTCATTTCTTCGACCGTAGCAGTCATCTGGAATTTCCTGTGGAATCTGCTTTTAGAAACGTGGGAAGAGCGTACAGATGCCGGCCCGCGCACCCCCCTGCGCCGCGCGGTCCAGGCCATAGGTTTCGAGGGCGGACTGGCACTGTGGCTTACCCCCATCGAGGCCTGGATACTGAACGTTTCCCTGCTAACGGCTCTGGCCTTAGAGGCCGGACAACTAGTCTTCTTCCTGTTCTACACCTACGCCTTCTCTTGGGTATTCGACCACTACGTGTGTGCCCCGCCGGTGGAACAGAAAGCCTCCGCAAGTATTCACTGA
- a CDS encoding MOSC domain-containing protein — protein MPIVLSTCVARPHDNPARKGSRTGIEKLPRQSIDVFAPGPNYGDGSGVTGDFIGDDKHHGGADKAVYAYAREELDFWGRRLGRTLPDGYFGENLTTEGICWARAIINQKLRVGSALLQVSVPRTPCRTFAVWLNERGWVKTFTERGDCGCYFRVLTAGTICPGDQIHFEPSPTHGITMGQAFAAKMGNKEAAAKVVAAACLPAHHHNKLVKLLG, from the coding sequence ATGCCAATTGTCCTGTCTACCTGTGTTGCCCGCCCTCATGACAATCCCGCAAGGAAGGGTTCCCGCACCGGAATCGAGAAGCTACCGCGCCAGAGCATAGACGTGTTTGCGCCCGGCCCAAATTACGGGGATGGTTCCGGAGTTACCGGCGATTTTATTGGCGATGACAAGCATCATGGCGGCGCCGATAAAGCTGTCTACGCCTACGCGCGCGAAGAGTTGGACTTTTGGGGAAGGCGCCTCGGCCGGACGCTGCCCGACGGATACTTCGGGGAAAACCTGACCACCGAAGGCATCTGCTGGGCCCGCGCGATAATCAACCAAAAACTGCGGGTGGGATCCGCCCTTTTGCAGGTGTCGGTGCCGCGCACGCCCTGCCGCACTTTCGCGGTATGGCTCAACGAGCGCGGCTGGGTGAAAACCTTTACCGAACGCGGCGACTGTGGCTGCTACTTCCGTGTCCTAACGGCGGGCACAATCTGCCCCGGAGATCAGATCCATTTCGAGCCCTCCCCTACCCATGGCATTACAATGGGGCAAGCATTCGCAGCAAAAATGGGCAACAAAGAGGCCGCAGCGAAAGTGGTTGCCGCCGCCTGCCTGCCAGCACACCACCACAATAAGCTGGTAAAACTGCTGGGCTAG
- a CDS encoding type IIL restriction-modification enzyme MmeI — protein MCELDEKAQQRIIDAGQLVLRARERHPQRSLAEHYNPLSMDPILLKAHNNLDREVDKAFDVARKLTNERQRQELLFASYGELARGYVSSLSSKSKPPAGSFPVRVILIGPAAGCRTLSLATPGTMTVPDENTSLP, from the coding sequence CTGTGTGAACTAGATGAGAAGGCGCAGCAGCGAATCATCGACGCTGGACAGTTGGTGCTGCGGGCACGCGAGCGGCACCCCCAGCGGTCACTCGCGGAGCACTACAACCCGTTATCGATGGACCCAATTCTGCTCAAGGCCCACAACAACTTGGACCGGGAAGTCGATAAGGCTTTCGATGTGGCACGCAAACTCACCAACGAGCGCCAGCGCCAGGAGTTACTGTTCGCCAGCTACGGGGAGTTGGCGAGGGGCTATGTCTCCTCGCTTTCATCAAAATCGAAACCACCAGCAGGGTCGTTCCCCGTGCGGGTGATTTTGATCGGTCCCGCTGCTGGGTGTAGAACCCTGTCGCTGGCAACGCCGGGAACTATGACTGTGCCCGACGAGAACACGTCACTGCCATAA
- the erm gene encoding 23S ribosomal RNA methyltransferase Erm produces MSTYGYGRHEHGQNFLTDHKIINSIVDLVKQTSGPIIEIGPGSGALTHPISHLGRAITAVEVDAKLAAKLTKKTASASVEVVHDDFLNFPLPATPCVIVGNIPFHLTTAILRKLLHAPAWTAAVLLMQWEVARRRAGVGASTMMTAQWSPWFTFHLGSRVPRSAFRPQPNVDGGILVIRRVGDPKIPIEQRKAFQAMVHTVFTARGRGIGEILRRAGLFSSRSETQSWLRSRGIDPATLPPRLHTSDWIDLFQVTGSSSPRHRPISQSGSSQRPPQRKNRGRRR; encoded by the coding sequence ATGTCTACATACGGATACGGCCGTCACGAACATGGCCAAAATTTTCTCACAGACCACAAGATCATCAACTCCATCGTCGATCTTGTAAAACAAACCTCCGGCCCCATCATTGAGATCGGGCCAGGAAGCGGTGCCCTCACTCACCCGATATCCCACTTGGGGAGGGCAATAACGGCAGTTGAGGTAGACGCAAAACTAGCTGCCAAACTCACAAAAAAGACCGCCTCGGCGTCGGTCGAAGTGGTCCATGATGATTTCCTCAACTTCCCGTTACCCGCCACTCCCTGCGTCATTGTGGGAAACATTCCCTTTCACCTCACCACTGCCATTCTTCGAAAGTTGTTGCATGCGCCGGCATGGACTGCCGCTGTACTCCTCATGCAGTGGGAAGTCGCTCGCCGCCGGGCCGGGGTAGGTGCAAGCACGATGATGACAGCTCAGTGGTCCCCATGGTTCACGTTTCACCTTGGTTCCCGAGTACCAAGGTCTGCTTTCCGGCCACAGCCAAACGTTGACGGGGGGATCTTAGTGATCCGCCGGGTGGGTGACCCGAAGATCCCGATAGAGCAACGCAAAGCCTTTCAGGCGATGGTGCACACCGTTTTCACCGCCCGGGGACGCGGGATAGGGGAAATTCTCCGAAGGGCAGGGTTGTTTTCATCACGTTCAGAGACACAATCATGGTTGCGCTCGCGAGGAATCGACCCCGCAACCCTACCTCCCAGATTGCACACCAGCGACTGGATCGATCTCTTCCAGGTGACTGGTTCCTCTTCACCGCGCCATCGGCCCATTTCACAATCGGGAAGTAGTCAACGCCCTCCTCAACGGAAAAATCGAGGCCGGCGGCGGTAA
- a CDS encoding helix-turn-helix domain-containing protein — translation MSEKDTTTAVAPRFYTLQELADLGVGSESTLRKAIKEGRLSFHRFGTAYRIRQDDLDAYLAAARRPAPQLFDGFVDAVVNAAPQLTDEQRQQLVTVLGGVKH, via the coding sequence ATGTCCGAAAAGGACACGACTACCGCCGTCGCGCCACGCTTTTACACGCTGCAGGAACTCGCCGATCTCGGCGTCGGCTCCGAGTCCACGTTGCGAAAAGCTATTAAAGAGGGCCGTCTTTCATTCCACCGTTTCGGCACCGCCTATCGGATTCGCCAAGACGATCTCGACGCCTACCTCGCGGCCGCACGCCGCCCTGCCCCGCAGCTATTCGACGGCTTCGTCGATGCCGTCGTGAATGCAGCGCCCCAACTGACAGATGAGCAGCGCCAGCAGCTCGTCACGGTGCTGGGCGGTGTGAAGCACTAA